In Candidatus Krumholzibacteriia bacterium, a genomic segment contains:
- the nuoH gene encoding NADH-quinone oxidoreductase subunit NuoH: MQQYLDSLIARWGIQTDWQVALLYAAGMLVFASLILLLWVAPLAGFTSFIERRIAARIQSRVGPNRVGPQGILQWIADGLKCLLKEDLIPRDADPILFKIAPYLVFMGMFGTFAVLPFAEKLIVADLNVGLFYLVAVTAFIAVGIIMAGWASNNKWALLGGMRSANQIVSYEIPSGMALLAVVLASGTMSTQGIIREQGWLPWDWNLFRTPFLFIAFFIYFIAALAESNRTPFDLPEGESELVAGYNTEYSGMRFAFFFLAEWAELYVIAAVATLAFLGGWQVPSFVPDGGRTLVQVLCFVCKSFFWMFVIIWIRWTLPRVRVDQMMELCWKYLVPMGFVVLVGTAVWETFVPRQGAAALAVRLALFLIAVAAGVRFMLRVRYNLRESGAQVRLNPIV, from the coding sequence ATGCAGCAGTACCTGGACAGCCTCATCGCCCGCTGGGGGATCCAGACGGACTGGCAGGTGGCGCTGCTCTACGCCGCCGGCATGCTCGTCTTCGCCTCCCTGATCCTCCTCCTCTGGGTGGCGCCGCTCGCCGGTTTCACCAGCTTCATCGAGCGCCGCATCGCGGCACGCATACAGTCACGGGTGGGGCCGAACCGCGTCGGCCCTCAGGGCATCCTGCAGTGGATCGCCGACGGCCTCAAGTGCCTGCTCAAGGAAGACCTGATCCCCCGGGACGCCGATCCCATCCTGTTCAAGATCGCGCCCTATCTGGTGTTCATGGGCATGTTCGGCACCTTCGCCGTGCTGCCCTTCGCCGAGAAGCTGATCGTCGCCGATCTCAACGTCGGCCTCTTCTACCTGGTGGCGGTGACGGCGTTCATCGCCGTCGGCATCATCATGGCCGGCTGGGCGTCGAACAACAAATGGGCCCTCCTCGGCGGCATGCGCTCGGCCAACCAGATCGTGAGCTACGAGATCCCCTCCGGCATGGCTCTGCTCGCCGTCGTCCTCGCCAGTGGCACCATGAGCACGCAGGGCATCATCCGCGAGCAGGGCTGGCTGCCCTGGGACTGGAACCTGTTCCGTACCCCATTCTTGTTCATCGCCTTCTTCATTTACTTCATCGCCGCTCTCGCCGAGAGCAACCGCACGCCCTTCGATCTGCCGGAAGGGGAGTCGGAGCTCGTGGCCGGTTACAACACCGAGTACAGCGGCATGCGCTTCGCCTTCTTCTTCCTGGCCGAGTGGGCCGAGCTGTATGTGATCGCCGCGGTGGCGACCTTGGCCTTCCTGGGCGGCTGGCAGGTGCCGAGCTTCGTGCCGGACGGCGGGCGCACCCTGGTGCAGGTGCTCTGCTTCGTCTGCAAATCCTTCTTCTGGATGTTCGTGATCATCTGGATCCGCTGGACCCTGCCCCGGGTGCGCGTGGATCAGATGATGGAACTCTGCTGGAAGTATCTCGTCCCCATGGGCTTCGTGGTGCTGGTGGGCACGGCGGTGTGGGAGACCTTCGTGCCGCGGCAGGGAGCGGCGGCGCTCGCGGTGCGCCTGGCGCTCTTCCTCATCGCCGTGGCGGCAGGTGTGCGCTTCATGCTCCGGGTGCGCTACAACCTGCGGGAGTCGGGGGCGCAGGTGCGCCTGAATCCGATCGTGTGA
- a CDS encoding NADH-quinone oxidoreductase subunit I, whose product MIAEYLGHIKRSTTTIFEGMAVTFSHMLRQPITTQYPDRTSRPMLDLIPERYRGFLWVDLDICISCLLCERYCPIDCIKIEDVRIDRILVESRLDGKPTPKVKDPVRFDINLYKCMYCALCVEPCPTGAIFFTKEFEGASPDLTDMHLRLVDEQRRVDVLAAAAAAERKAQAAKEAKAKKGPEAATSEATDA is encoded by the coding sequence GTGATTGCGGAGTATCTGGGCCACATCAAGCGCAGCACGACGACCATCTTCGAAGGCATGGCCGTCACCTTCTCGCACATGCTGCGCCAGCCGATCACCACCCAGTACCCGGACCGCACGTCCCGGCCGATGCTGGACCTGATCCCGGAGCGCTACCGCGGCTTCCTCTGGGTGGACCTCGACATCTGCATCTCCTGCTTGTTGTGCGAGCGCTATTGTCCCATCGACTGCATCAAGATCGAGGACGTGCGGATCGACAGGATCCTGGTGGAGTCGCGTCTCGATGGCAAGCCGACGCCGAAGGTCAAGGATCCGGTCCGCTTCGACATCAATCTCTACAAGTGCATGTACTGCGCCCTCTGCGTCGAACCTTGTCCGACCGGAGCCATCTTCTTCACCAAGGAGTTCGAGGGCGCGTCGCCGGATCTGACCGACATGCACCTGCGCCTGGTGGACGAGCAGCGCCGCGTCGACGTGCTGGCGGCGGCCGCGGCGGCGGAGCGCAAGGCGCAGGCGGCGAAGGAAGCGAAGGCCAAGAAGGGCCCCGAGGCCGCCACCTCGGAGGCCACCGACGCATGA
- a CDS encoding NADH-quinone oxidoreductase subunit J, translated as MTAADVFFWIFASMALLPAMMVVFARNLLYSAFSLLFTLAGVAGLYALLGADFLSVTQVLVYIGGILVLILFGVMFTQRVYDLKAEAMSFKRRRAAALGLVVFAALAATVFAVDWPQAPREVQPTSAPIGNLLLSQYLLPFEMISVLLLVVLIGAVVVGKKEVQEE; from the coding sequence ATGACCGCGGCGGACGTCTTCTTCTGGATCTTCGCAAGCATGGCGCTCTTGCCGGCTATGATGGTGGTCTTCGCCCGCAACCTGCTTTATTCCGCCTTCTCGCTCCTCTTCACCCTGGCCGGCGTGGCCGGCCTCTATGCCTTGCTCGGCGCCGACTTCCTCTCCGTGACCCAGGTCCTGGTGTACATCGGCGGCATCCTGGTCCTCATCCTCTTCGGCGTCATGTTCACCCAGAGGGTCTATGACCTGAAGGCCGAGGCCATGAGCTTCAAGCGCCGTCGTGCCGCCGCCCTCGGCCTCGTCGTCTTCGCCGCGCTCGCGGCGACGGTTTTCGCCGTGGACTGGCCGCAGGCACCGCGGGAAGTGCAGCCCACCTCGGCCCCCATCGGCAACCTGCTCCTGTCGCAGTACCTGCTCCCCTTCGAGATGATCTCGGTGCTGCTTCTCGTGGTCCTCATCGGCGCCGTCGTGGTGGGGAAGAAGGAGGTGCAGGAGGAGTGA
- the nuoK gene encoding NADH-quinone oxidoreductase subunit NuoK has translation MNVGLQHYLILSAALAALGIIAMVSRRNAISILMGIELLLNAAALNFVAFSRYGTGLPGRTHFDGQIFGIFIIVLAAAEAAIALAIIIAIYHHRSSINADELHSMRR, from the coding sequence GTGAACGTCGGGCTCCAGCATTATCTGATCCTGAGCGCGGCGCTGGCGGCGCTCGGGATCATCGCCATGGTGAGCCGACGCAACGCCATCAGCATCCTCATGGGGATCGAGCTGCTCCTGAACGCGGCGGCGCTCAACTTCGTCGCCTTTTCGCGCTACGGCACGGGGTTGCCCGGGCGCACGCATTTCGACGGCCAGATCTTCGGCATCTTCATCATCGTCCTGGCGGCGGCGGAGGCGGCCATCGCACTCGCCATCATCATCGCCATCTATCATCACCGGAGCAGCATCAACGCCGACGAGCTGCACTCCATGCGGCGCTAG
- the nuoL gene encoding NADH-quinone oxidoreductase subunit L: protein MHEGMQGTTAGYLWLIPFFPLLGAVLHGVFGGPVQRRWGKRPVALSACAVIFASFVLSVAAFLQLLQAEPRLLTDKLWTWFAAGDLQADFAFMVDPLTAVMILVVTGVSFLIHVYSTGYMGEDAGHYRYFAYLNLFVFAMLTLVMGDNLLMLFIGWEGVGLCSYLLIGFWFTDLQKAQAGMKAFIVNRIGDCGFLVGGFALFWALQRHEVATLNFANLRQVVGLLAGDRIFGVDLVTFVTLCFFIGATGKSAQIPLYVWLPDAMAGPTPVSALIHAATMVTAGVYMIGRLSFLYSMAPVTLTVVAVIGAVTALFAATIALVQNDIKKVLAYSTVSQLGTMFLGMGVAAYGAGIFHLMTHAFFKACLFLGAGSVIHAMHHEQDIRKMGGLRRFLPRTHWTFLLATCAIAGLPPLSGFFSKDEILWRAWSSPQGSPVLWAMGALGAGLTSFYMFRLFFSTFHGSCRADPQTQQHLHESPRSMTLPLVVLAVLAVIGGGVGIPAALGGGNRIEHFLAPVFETAAAPGAAAAAHGASAVAHGPEPLEYLLMAISVAIALAGFALARRFYVTDTTLPGKLAARAQGAYRMLYNKYWVDEIYQATVVAGIRAASRVFAFFDAYVVDGIVNGAGYLARAASWLGGAIDRTVVDGLVNGLGAAIRSGGSGVSRLQSGVIQNYVLVVFGGVIVIIVVMRFL from the coding sequence GTGCACGAGGGCATGCAGGGGACGACGGCCGGATACCTGTGGCTGATCCCGTTCTTCCCGCTCCTCGGTGCGGTGCTCCACGGTGTCTTCGGCGGCCCGGTGCAGCGCCGCTGGGGGAAGCGCCCGGTGGCCCTGAGCGCCTGCGCCGTCATCTTCGCCTCCTTCGTCCTCTCGGTGGCGGCCTTCCTCCAGCTCCTGCAGGCGGAGCCACGCCTCCTGACCGACAAGCTGTGGACCTGGTTCGCCGCCGGCGACCTGCAGGCCGACTTCGCTTTCATGGTGGACCCGCTCACGGCGGTGATGATCCTGGTGGTGACGGGAGTGAGCTTCCTCATCCACGTCTACTCCACCGGCTACATGGGTGAAGACGCCGGCCACTATCGCTACTTCGCCTACCTCAACCTCTTCGTCTTCGCCATGCTGACCCTGGTCATGGGCGACAATCTGCTCATGCTGTTCATCGGCTGGGAGGGTGTGGGGCTGTGCTCGTACCTGCTCATCGGCTTCTGGTTCACCGATCTGCAGAAGGCGCAGGCGGGCATGAAGGCGTTCATCGTCAACCGCATCGGTGACTGCGGCTTCCTCGTCGGCGGTTTCGCCCTGTTCTGGGCCTTGCAGCGCCACGAGGTGGCGACGCTGAACTTCGCGAACCTGCGCCAGGTGGTGGGGTTGCTGGCGGGGGATCGCATCTTCGGCGTCGATCTCGTGACCTTCGTCACCCTCTGCTTCTTCATCGGCGCCACCGGAAAATCGGCGCAGATCCCTCTCTATGTCTGGTTGCCCGACGCCATGGCAGGGCCGACGCCGGTCTCCGCCCTCATCCACGCGGCCACCATGGTCACGGCCGGCGTCTACATGATCGGGCGGCTCTCCTTCCTCTACAGCATGGCGCCGGTGACGCTCACGGTCGTGGCCGTCATCGGGGCGGTCACGGCGCTCTTCGCCGCCACCATCGCCCTGGTGCAGAACGACATCAAGAAGGTCCTGGCGTACTCCACGGTGAGCCAGCTCGGCACCATGTTCCTCGGCATGGGTGTCGCGGCCTATGGTGCCGGCATCTTCCATCTGATGACGCACGCCTTCTTCAAGGCCTGCTTGTTCCTGGGTGCGGGCAGCGTCATCCACGCCATGCACCACGAGCAGGACATCCGCAAGATGGGTGGGCTGCGCCGCTTCCTGCCGCGGACGCACTGGACTTTTCTGCTCGCGACGTGCGCCATCGCCGGGTTGCCGCCGCTCTCCGGCTTCTTCAGCAAGGACGAGATTCTCTGGCGGGCCTGGTCGAGTCCGCAGGGCAGCCCGGTGCTTTGGGCCATGGGCGCCCTGGGTGCAGGGCTCACCTCGTTCTACATGTTCCGTCTCTTCTTCTCGACCTTCCATGGCAGCTGCCGCGCCGACCCCCAGACCCAGCAGCATTTGCACGAATCGCCGCGCAGCATGACACTGCCTCTCGTCGTTCTCGCCGTGCTCGCCGTCATCGGTGGTGGCGTGGGCATCCCGGCGGCGCTCGGCGGCGGCAATCGCATCGAACATTTCCTGGCGCCGGTGTTCGAAACTGCCGCAGCGCCCGGGGCGGCTGCCGCGGCACACGGGGCGTCCGCCGTGGCGCACGGCCCCGAGCCGCTCGAGTACCTGCTCATGGCGATCTCCGTCGCCATCGCGCTCGCAGGTTTCGCGCTCGCCCGCCGCTTCTACGTCACGGACACGACGTTGCCCGGGAAGCTGGCAGCCCGAGCGCAGGGCGCCTACCGCATGCTCTACAACAAGTACTGGGTGGACGAGATTTACCAAGCCACCGTCGTGGCAGGCATCCGGGCGGCATCGCGAGTCTTCGCCTTCTTCGATGCCTATGTCGTGGACGGCATCGTGAACGGCGCCGGCTACCTCGCCCGGGCCGCCTCCTGGCTCGGTGGAGCGATCGACCGCACCGTCGTGGACGGCCTGGTCAACGGGCTGGGGGCGGCGATCCGTTCCGGCGGCAGCGGCGTCAGCCGGCTGCAATCCGGCGTCATCCAGAACTACGTGCTCGTCGTGTTCGGCGGCGTCATCGTGATCATCGTGGTCATGCGCTTCCTCTGA
- a CDS encoding NADH-quinone oxidoreductase subunit M: protein MLSWLTFSPLLVVVPILLTPSEKKNLIRWLAVLGTVPALLLSFYIYATFDRTLPGVNDPAGFQYVIQKEWISAFHIQYYMGLDGLSVSMVVLTALLCFLCMFASWGIDRGLKGYFTMFMLLEVGMLGTFVSLDFFLFYIFWEIMLLPMYFLIGIWGGPRKIYAAIKFFLYTLFGSVLMLVAMLALYFKSGHSFNLLQLMGGDYTGQTVQLFGLTLGFAKLMFVLLFIGFAIKVPTFPFHTWLPDAHVEAPTAVSVILAGVLLKMGTYGMMRISFPIFPEATQWFSGALAVIAMINIVYGALCAMAQTDFKKLVAYSSISHMGFVLLGMASGTPQGMNGAILQMFNHGTITAMLFLLVGVLYDRAHHRELDGFGGLMSRMPVYGSISSLAFFAALGLPGLSSFVSELLTLLGGWQTFPAITIVCTTGIILGAAYMLWTLQRVFLGPLNPRYAELPEINGREAFTLVPLGVLVIVLGFYPHPVLDLLRVSTNHLVDLVWEAGRVSLH from the coding sequence ATGCTGAGCTGGCTCACGTTCTCGCCACTCCTGGTCGTCGTCCCGATCCTGCTCACGCCGAGCGAGAAGAAGAACCTCATCCGCTGGCTCGCGGTCCTCGGGACGGTGCCCGCGCTGCTGCTCTCCTTCTACATCTACGCCACCTTCGACCGCACGCTCCCCGGTGTCAACGACCCGGCAGGTTTCCAGTACGTGATCCAGAAGGAATGGATCAGCGCCTTCCACATCCAGTACTACATGGGCCTCGATGGGCTCTCGGTGAGCATGGTGGTGCTCACGGCGCTCCTCTGCTTCCTCTGCATGTTCGCCTCCTGGGGCATCGACCGCGGCCTCAAGGGCTACTTCACCATGTTCATGCTCCTGGAAGTGGGGATGCTCGGGACCTTCGTGTCCCTCGACTTCTTCCTCTTCTACATCTTCTGGGAGATCATGCTGCTGCCGATGTATTTCCTCATCGGCATCTGGGGCGGGCCGCGCAAGATCTACGCCGCCATCAAGTTCTTCCTCTACACCCTGTTCGGCTCCGTTCTCATGCTCGTCGCCATGCTCGCCCTGTACTTCAAGTCGGGCCACTCGTTCAACCTGCTGCAGCTCATGGGCGGTGACTACACGGGCCAAACCGTCCAGCTCTTCGGCCTGACGCTCGGCTTCGCCAAGCTCATGTTCGTGCTCCTCTTCATCGGCTTCGCCATCAAGGTGCCGACCTTCCCGTTCCACACCTGGCTGCCTGACGCCCACGTGGAAGCGCCGACGGCCGTCTCCGTGATCCTGGCGGGAGTGCTGCTCAAGATGGGCACCTACGGCATGATGCGCATCAGCTTCCCCATCTTCCCGGAGGCCACGCAATGGTTCTCCGGCGCGCTGGCCGTCATCGCCATGATCAACATCGTCTACGGGGCGCTCTGCGCCATGGCGCAGACCGACTTCAAGAAGCTGGTGGCGTACTCGTCGATCAGCCACATGGGCTTCGTCTTGCTCGGCATGGCCTCGGGGACGCCACAGGGGATGAACGGAGCGATCCTGCAGATGTTCAACCACGGCACGATCACCGCCATGCTGTTCCTCCTGGTGGGCGTTCTCTACGACCGGGCGCACCATCGCGAGCTGGACGGCTTCGGCGGCCTCATGAGCCGGATGCCGGTGTACGGCAGCATCTCGTCTCTGGCGTTCTTTGCCGCCTTGGGGCTGCCAGGGTTGTCGAGCTTCGTGAGCGAGCTCCTCACCCTTCTCGGCGGCTGGCAGACCTTCCCGGCCATCACCATCGTCTGCACCACGGGCATCATCCTGGGCGCGGCGTACATGCTGTGGACGCTGCAGCGCGTCTTCCTGGGGCCGTTGAACCCGCGCTACGCCGAGCTTCCCGAGATCAACGGCCGTGAGGCGTTCACCCTCGTGCCGCTCGGGGTTCTCGTGATCGTCCTCGGCTTCTACCCGCACCCCGTGCTGGACCTGTTGCGGGTTTCGACGAACCATCTGGTCGATCTCGTCTGGGAAGCTGGAAGGGTGAGCCTGCATTGA
- a CDS encoding NADH-quinone oxidoreductase subunit N, whose product MTLTNVQSLRYFVPETVLSLAIVALLVVDMLAGGRRRGLNAAVACAGLLAAFVAALLQVGTEPVALFEGMLVLDPFGIFFKLFFIAVTLVVVLIVHPYGELSQRYHGESYAMMLGTVIGMCLLATANNLLMMYLALEMTSLPSYLLTSVLRRDTKSSEAGLKYVLFGAAASGAMVYGMSLFYGMTGTLALGELRQALLAGGVPTGPLLVATVFVLAGFGFKMSMVPFHSWTPDVYEGASTPVTAFFSVGPKAAGIAVLLRFFASGLATTQDGVRVPFAGLDWPFLLSLLSAVTMTLGNLAALRQNNVKRMLAYSSIAHAGYMLMGAVLLTDSGFQAIIFYLVVYGLMNLGAFLVVIAYSAETRREDFEHYRGLGWRRPLLAVPMAFFMFSLTGIPPFAGFVGKVYLFKAVIERDLYWLAFVGILNSVVSLYYYMRIVKTMYLDDPGEAPAEPVRVPRLHTALILLLAVPTLVFGFRFGLLDRLSSYSLRIFTGS is encoded by the coding sequence TTGACGCTGACGAACGTGCAGAGCCTGCGCTACTTCGTGCCGGAGACGGTGCTCTCTCTCGCGATCGTCGCGCTGCTCGTGGTCGACATGCTCGCCGGCGGGCGGCGCCGAGGCTTGAACGCCGCCGTGGCCTGCGCCGGTCTGCTCGCGGCCTTCGTCGCCGCGCTCTTGCAGGTGGGCACGGAACCCGTGGCGCTCTTCGAGGGCATGCTCGTCCTCGATCCCTTCGGCATCTTCTTCAAGCTCTTCTTCATCGCGGTCACGCTCGTGGTGGTGCTCATCGTGCACCCGTACGGCGAGCTCTCCCAGCGCTATCACGGTGAGTCCTACGCGATGATGCTCGGCACCGTGATCGGCATGTGCCTGCTCGCCACCGCGAACAACCTGCTCATGATGTATCTGGCGCTGGAGATGACGAGCTTGCCTTCGTATCTCCTCACCAGCGTGCTGCGGCGGGACACGAAGTCGAGCGAGGCGGGGCTCAAGTACGTACTCTTCGGCGCCGCGGCGAGCGGCGCCATGGTCTACGGCATGTCGCTCTTCTACGGCATGACCGGGACGCTGGCGCTCGGCGAGCTGCGGCAGGCGCTCTTGGCCGGCGGCGTGCCGACCGGGCCACTCCTCGTGGCCACGGTGTTCGTCCTCGCCGGCTTCGGCTTCAAGATGTCCATGGTGCCCTTCCACAGCTGGACGCCGGACGTCTACGAAGGCGCCTCGACGCCGGTGACCGCGTTCTTCTCCGTGGGGCCGAAGGCGGCGGGCATCGCCGTGCTGCTGCGCTTCTTCGCCTCCGGCCTGGCCACCACGCAGGACGGCGTGCGGGTGCCCTTCGCGGGGCTCGACTGGCCTTTCCTGCTCAGCCTGCTCTCGGCGGTGACGATGACGCTGGGGAATCTGGCGGCTCTCCGGCAGAACAACGTCAAGCGCATGCTGGCCTACTCGAGCATCGCCCATGCAGGCTACATGCTCATGGGAGCGGTGCTGCTCACGGACAGCGGCTTCCAGGCGATCATCTTCTATCTCGTCGTCTACGGTCTCATGAACCTGGGGGCGTTCCTCGTCGTCATCGCCTACTCCGCGGAGACGCGGCGCGAGGACTTCGAGCACTACCGCGGCCTCGGCTGGCGGAGGCCGCTGCTCGCGGTGCCCATGGCCTTCTTCATGTTCTCCCTCACCGGGATCCCGCCCTTCGCCGGTTTCGTCGGCAAGGTCTACCTGTTCAAGGCCGTGATCGAGCGCGACCTCTACTGGCTCGCCTTCGTCGGCATCTTGAACTCCGTGGTGTCGCTCTACTACTACATGCGCATCGTGAAGACGATGTACTTGGATGACCCGGGCGAAGCTCCCGCCGAGCCCGTGCGCGTGCCGCGCCTGCACACGGCGCTCATCCTTCTCCTCGCGGTGCCGACCCTCGTCTTCGGCTTCCGCTTCGGCCTCCTGGACCGGCTCTCCAGCTACTCCCTCCGGATCTTTACGGGTTCGTGA
- the dcd gene encoding dCTP deaminase — protein sequence MAIKNDRWIRRMSIEHKMIDPFVDYDGKKRGTISFGLSSYGYDLRVADEYKVFTNVRSSLVDPKEFSQDSFVDFKGDICIIPPNSFALARSVESFKIPRNVLGVCIGKSSYARCGIICNITPLEPLWEGTLTLEISNTTPLPAKIYSHEGLAQVLFFEADEECEVAYADRSGKYMHQAGITLPRV from the coding sequence GTGGCCATCAAGAACGACCGATGGATCCGCCGGATGTCCATCGAACACAAGATGATCGATCCTTTTGTGGACTACGACGGGAAGAAGCGCGGCACCATCTCGTTCGGGCTCTCGTCCTACGGCTACGACCTGCGCGTCGCCGACGAGTACAAGGTGTTCACCAACGTCCGCAGCTCGCTCGTCGATCCCAAGGAGTTCTCCCAGGATTCCTTCGTGGATTTCAAAGGTGACATCTGCATCATTCCCCCCAACTCCTTCGCCCTCGCCCGCAGTGTCGAGAGCTTCAAGATCCCGCGCAACGTGCTCGGTGTCTGCATCGGCAAGAGCAGCTACGCCCGCTGCGGCATCATCTGCAACATCACGCCGCTGGAACCGCTCTGGGAAGGCACGCTGACGCTCGAGATCTCCAACACCACGCCGCTCCCCGCCAAGATCTACAGCCACGAAGGCTTGGCGCAGGTGCTCTTCTTCGAAGCCGACGAAGAGTGCGAGGTCGCCTACGCCGATCGCTCCGGCAAGTACATGCACCAGGCGGGGATCACGCTGCCGCGAGTCTGA
- a CDS encoding ATP-dependent DNA ligase — protein MSEPARLADIVATSKAVRATSGRLEKRARLGELFARLDPGDLRLAATFLAGETLPASLNVGWSAVVAAERALATPDVLPLFAAVTTPVSTPQSSPTLAEVHAAFEALERVEGAGAAKKRQGILQRLFAPLDAEERKFLGALFVGELRQGASRAVVLEAVADAFALEPDALRRAVMFAGSLGEVLERVARDGAAALERFAPRPGVPVEPMLAAQAEDLEATLAKFGGRAAAEWKLDGVRVQVHRHGHEVHVFSRQLREVSALTPETVELARSLPVQSVILD, from the coding sequence GTGTCCGAGCCAGCGAGACTCGCCGACATTGTGGCGACGTCGAAAGCCGTGCGCGCGACGTCGGGCCGGCTCGAGAAGCGCGCCCGGCTCGGGGAGCTGTTCGCGCGACTCGACCCCGGAGATCTCAGACTCGCCGCCACATTCCTGGCGGGAGAAACCTTACCAGCAAGCCTGAACGTGGGCTGGAGCGCGGTCGTCGCCGCGGAACGTGCGCTCGCGACGCCCGATGTCCTCCCCTTGTTCGCGGCGGTGACGACGCCCGTGTCGACCCCGCAGAGTTCTCCGACGCTGGCCGAGGTCCACGCCGCCTTCGAGGCCCTGGAACGCGTCGAGGGAGCCGGGGCCGCCAAGAAGCGTCAAGGAATCCTACAGCGCCTGTTCGCGCCTCTCGACGCCGAGGAGCGCAAGTTCCTGGGCGCGCTCTTCGTGGGCGAGCTGCGTCAAGGTGCCTCGCGCGCCGTCGTGCTCGAGGCCGTGGCCGATGCCTTCGCCCTCGAGCCGGACGCACTGCGGCGGGCGGTCATGTTCGCAGGTTCGCTGGGCGAGGTTCTGGAGAGAGTCGCCCGCGACGGCGCCGCAGCGCTCGAGCGTTTCGCGCCGCGTCCGGGCGTGCCGGTCGAGCCGATGCTGGCGGCACAGGCCGAGGATCTCGAGGCGACGTTGGCGAAGTTCGGCGGGCGAGCCGCCGCCGAATGGAAACTGGATGGTGTGCGCGTGCAGGTGCACCGGCACGGCCACGAGGTGCACGTGTTCTCGCGGCAACTCCGTGAGGTGTCGGCGCTCACACCGGAGACCGTGGAGCTGGCGCGCAGTCTGCCGGTGCAGAGCGTGATCCTCGAC